In Pseudomonas sp. MYb327, one DNA window encodes the following:
- a CDS encoding alpha/beta hydrolase, translated as MKMAMHKGNTGNARRGLVGSSLLALTLFGVIGAAHAQSTATAQPAATSAGVSYSAPSPFGPLKHVNAGLLDVAYAETGPADGPVVILLHGWPYDIHSYDEVAPLLAAKGYRVLMPYARGYGDTHFLSEKTVRNGQPAALASDVIDFMDALKIKQAVLGGYDWGARSADIVSALWPERVKALVSVSGYLIGNQAAGKNPLPPKAELQWWYQFYFATDRGRAGYEKNTHDFAKLIWQLASPKWAFDDATFDRSAKALENPDHVDITVFNYRWRLGLVQGESRYEALEQKLATAPSISVPTITLEGDANGAPHPNPEDYAKRFTGKYEFRLINGGIGHNLPQEDPKAFAKAVIDADHL; from the coding sequence ATGAAGATGGCAATGCACAAGGGCAACACCGGTAACGCTCGCCGCGGTCTGGTCGGCTCCTCACTCCTCGCGCTCACCTTGTTCGGCGTGATCGGTGCGGCCCACGCACAATCGACCGCGACCGCGCAGCCAGCGGCGACCAGTGCCGGCGTCTCCTATTCGGCACCCTCTCCCTTCGGCCCGCTCAAGCATGTCAACGCCGGCCTGCTGGACGTGGCGTATGCCGAGACGGGTCCGGCCGATGGTCCGGTGGTTATTCTTCTGCACGGCTGGCCGTACGACATTCACAGCTATGACGAGGTCGCACCGTTGCTGGCAGCCAAGGGCTATCGAGTGCTGATGCCTTATGCACGCGGCTATGGCGATACGCATTTCCTGTCCGAGAAAACCGTGCGCAACGGCCAACCGGCCGCGCTGGCCAGTGACGTCATCGACTTCATGGATGCGCTGAAGATCAAACAGGCTGTGCTCGGTGGCTACGATTGGGGCGCGCGTTCGGCGGACATCGTCTCGGCGCTGTGGCCGGAGCGGGTCAAGGCGCTGGTTTCGGTCAGCGGCTATCTGATCGGTAACCAGGCGGCCGGCAAGAACCCGCTGCCACCGAAGGCGGAATTGCAGTGGTGGTATCAGTTCTACTTCGCTACCGACCGTGGTCGTGCGGGGTACGAGAAAAACACCCACGACTTCGCCAAGTTGATCTGGCAATTGGCCTCGCCGAAGTGGGCGTTCGATGACGCTACGTTCGACCGCAGCGCCAAGGCTCTGGAAAACCCTGACCATGTCGACATCACGGTGTTCAATTACCGCTGGCGCCTGGGCCTGGTGCAAGGCGAATCCCGATACGAAGCGCTGGAGCAAAAACTGGCCACGGCGCCTTCGATCAGCGTGCCGACCATCACACTGGAAGGCGATGCCAACGGCGCACCACACCCGAACCCAGAGGATTATGCCAAGCGCTTCACCGGCAAATACGAGTTCCGGCTGATCAACGGTGGCATAGGCCACAACCTGCCACAGGAAGACCCGAAGGCATTCGCCAAGGCAGTGATTGATGCCGATCACCTTTGA
- a CDS encoding epoxide hydrolase family protein: MGVLTNSVSSEIRPFHFSAKEAELSELRRRIEATRWPDKELVNDSSQGVQLATIQKLANHWATQYDWRIIESKINAVPNFITQIDGLDIHFMHIRSKHENALPLLMAHGWPGSVIELMKVIGPLTDPSAHGGNAADAFSLVIPSMPGYGFSQKPTEAGWNPERIADAYIELMKRLGYTRYGAQGGDWGAIVVDLMAVKAPPGLIGIHSNMPGVIPPEIDAALFRGEPVPSGLSEEETQAAVQLANTYKHIGYAIMMGDRPQSLTALTDSPIGLAAFMLDHDPKSYEMIARSIDGQPEGLTPDDVLDNITLFWLTNTAVSSGRLYWENKSTFFAVKGVNIPVAVSVFPDELYAAPKSWSERAYPKLVHYNRLPTGGHFAAWEQPKLFSQEVRAGFKSLR, from the coding sequence ATGGGCGTCCTGACAAATAGTGTTTCTTCTGAAATACGTCCCTTTCATTTCAGCGCCAAAGAGGCAGAGCTTTCGGAGTTGCGCAGACGAATTGAAGCAACCCGATGGCCGGACAAAGAGTTAGTCAATGATTCATCTCAAGGCGTGCAACTGGCAACCATCCAGAAACTGGCCAATCACTGGGCGACTCAATACGACTGGCGAATCATCGAGTCGAAAATAAACGCCGTTCCAAACTTCATCACCCAAATCGATGGTTTGGATATCCATTTCATGCATATCCGCTCCAAACACGAAAATGCATTACCACTGCTGATGGCACACGGCTGGCCTGGGTCGGTCATCGAGTTGATGAAAGTTATCGGGCCACTCACCGATCCGTCGGCGCACGGTGGCAACGCTGCCGACGCGTTCAGCCTGGTGATTCCATCGATGCCGGGTTACGGCTTCTCGCAGAAACCGACCGAGGCCGGTTGGAATCCCGAGCGTATCGCCGATGCGTACATCGAACTGATGAAGCGACTCGGATACACCCGCTATGGGGCGCAAGGAGGGGATTGGGGAGCGATTGTCGTCGATCTGATGGCTGTGAAAGCGCCACCTGGCCTGATCGGTATTCATTCGAACATGCCGGGGGTCATTCCGCCTGAAATCGATGCAGCGTTGTTTCGTGGCGAGCCTGTGCCCAGTGGGCTTTCCGAGGAAGAGACGCAGGCAGCGGTGCAACTCGCCAACACCTACAAACACATCGGTTACGCCATCATGATGGGTGACCGGCCTCAGTCGCTGACCGCCCTTACTGATTCACCGATTGGCTTGGCGGCGTTCATGCTTGATCACGATCCCAAGAGCTACGAGATGATCGCGCGTTCCATAGATGGACAACCGGAAGGCCTTACACCGGATGACGTGCTCGACAACATCACGCTGTTCTGGCTGACCAACACCGCCGTTTCTTCGGGGCGACTGTATTGGGAGAACAAATCGACGTTCTTCGCTGTGAAGGGCGTCAACATTCCGGTTGCGGTGAGCGTATTTCCCGATGAGTTGTACGCGGCGCCGAAAAGTTGGTCGGAGAGGGCATATCCCAAACTGGTGCATTACAACAGGTTGCCCACAGGCGGGCACTTTGCGGCGTGGGAGCAGCCGAAGCTGTTCTCGCAGGAAGTGCGTGCCGGGTTTAAGTCGTTGAGGTAA
- a CDS encoding arsenate reductase ArsC — translation MRVLFMCTANSCRSILSEAMFNHLAPQGFQAISAGSFPKGQVLPRSLTTLQEAGIAIDGLSSKGNEAFEANPPDIVITVCDKAAGEACPVYFGPALKAHWGLEDPSEVKGDEEAVAAAFHATLARIETRCRAFFALPFAQLDRDALERELGRISTL, via the coding sequence ATGCGCGTCCTGTTCATGTGTACCGCCAATAGCTGTCGCAGCATTCTGTCCGAAGCGATGTTCAATCATCTCGCGCCACAAGGTTTCCAGGCGATCAGCGCTGGCAGTTTTCCCAAAGGCCAGGTTCTGCCGCGCAGCCTGACAACGTTGCAGGAAGCCGGGATTGCGATTGACGGTTTAAGCAGCAAAGGCAACGAAGCCTTCGAAGCCAACCCGCCGGACATTGTCATTACCGTCTGCGACAAGGCCGCTGGCGAGGCATGCCCGGTCTACTTCGGACCGGCGTTGAAAGCCCATTGGGGATTGGAGGATCCCTCCGAGGTGAAGGGTGATGAGGAAGCCGTCGCCGCTGCCTTTCATGCAACCCTGGCGCGTATCGAAACACGCTGCCGGGCTTTCTTCGCCCTGCCCTTTGCGCAACTTGATCGTGATGCACTGGAACGCGAACTCGGGCGCATCAGCACGCTGTAG
- a CDS encoding type II 3-dehydroquinate dehydratase: MNRTVFILNGPNLNLLGRREPHIYGHTTLEQIRQSSERLAEELDLVCDFRQTNHEGVMVDWIQEAFEQGAAVIINPAGLSFHSIPVLDALKLLDAPLIELHLSNIHARDELHRHSIMSGVVNAVICGMGADGYPLAIRAIDDLLRRQVANH, from the coding sequence ATGAACCGCACCGTCTTCATCCTCAACGGCCCTAACCTCAACCTGCTGGGTCGTCGTGAGCCGCACATTTACGGCCACACCACGCTCGAACAGATCCGGCAAAGCAGTGAAAGGCTGGCCGAGGAACTTGACCTGGTATGCGACTTTCGCCAGACCAACCACGAAGGCGTGATGGTCGACTGGATTCAAGAGGCCTTTGAACAAGGTGCAGCAGTGATCATCAACCCGGCCGGCCTTTCGTTTCACTCGATTCCGGTACTGGATGCACTGAAGCTGCTCGACGCCCCGCTGATTGAGCTGCACCTGTCGAACATCCATGCTCGGGATGAACTTCATCGTCACTCGATCATGTCGGGCGTGGTCAATGCGGTGATCTGCGGCATGGGTGCCGACGGTTATCCCCTCGCCATCCGGGCCATTGATGACTTGCTGCGTCGTCAGGTAGCCAACCACTAA
- a CDS encoding MFS transporter, whose translation MSTSTTASTSASVASQASPLVMRVIGACALAHLINDLIQAVLPSIYPMLKANYGLTFTQVGLITLTFQLTASLLQPWIGYHTDRHPKPWLLPSGMVCTLIGILMLAFVGSFPAILVASALIGVGSSTFHPETSRVARLASGGRYGLAQSTFQVGGNAGSAFGPLLAAAIIIPYGQGNVAWFGLFAAFAILVLFGLSRWYRHHLNLFKLKQGGKATHGLSKTRVTFALVVLALLVFSKYFYMTSFTSYFTFYLIEKFDLSVASSQLYLFLFLGSVAAGTFFGGPIGDKIGRKKVIWFSILGAAPFTLALPYVDLLWTSVLSMVIGFVLASAFSAIVVFAQELVPGNVGMIAGVFFGLMFGFGGIGAALLGHLADIHGIEYVYNLCSYLPLLGILTILLPSTKGV comes from the coding sequence ATGTCCACCAGCACGACTGCTTCAACCAGCGCTTCAGTTGCCAGCCAGGCCAGCCCTTTAGTCATGCGCGTGATCGGCGCTTGCGCCCTGGCGCATTTGATCAACGACTTGATTCAGGCCGTCCTGCCGTCGATTTACCCGATGCTCAAGGCCAACTATGGCCTGACGTTCACCCAGGTTGGACTGATCACACTGACCTTCCAGCTCACCGCTTCGTTGCTGCAGCCGTGGATCGGTTATCACACTGACCGTCATCCCAAACCGTGGCTACTTCCGTCCGGCATGGTCTGTACGCTGATTGGCATTTTGATGCTGGCGTTCGTCGGTTCCTTCCCGGCGATCCTCGTGGCTTCGGCGCTGATTGGCGTTGGCTCCTCGACCTTTCACCCGGAAACTTCACGGGTTGCGCGCCTGGCATCGGGCGGACGCTACGGCCTTGCACAGTCGACGTTCCAGGTCGGTGGCAATGCCGGCAGCGCTTTTGGCCCTTTACTGGCGGCGGCGATCATCATTCCTTACGGTCAAGGCAACGTGGCCTGGTTCGGTCTGTTCGCGGCATTTGCCATCCTCGTGCTGTTCGGTCTCAGCCGCTGGTATCGCCATCACTTGAACCTGTTCAAGCTCAAGCAAGGCGGTAAGGCCACCCATGGTCTGTCCAAGACGCGAGTGACCTTTGCGTTGGTGGTACTGGCCCTGTTGGTGTTCTCCAAATACTTCTACATGACCAGCTTCACCAGCTACTTCACGTTCTATTTGATTGAGAAGTTTGACCTGTCGGTCGCCAGTTCTCAGCTGTACCTGTTTTTGTTTCTTGGCTCTGTCGCCGCGGGCACGTTCTTTGGTGGCCCTATCGGCGACAAGATCGGGCGCAAGAAGGTGATCTGGTTTTCCATCCTCGGTGCTGCCCCCTTCACCCTGGCCCTGCCCTACGTCGATCTGTTGTGGACCAGCGTGCTGAGCATGGTCATCGGCTTCGTACTGGCCTCGGCGTTTTCCGCCATTGTGGTTTTCGCCCAGGAACTGGTGCCGGGCAATGTCGGCATGATCGCCGGCGTGTTCTTCGGTCTGATGTTCGGCTTTGGCGGCATTGGAGCCGCCTTGCTCGGGCATCTGGCCGATATTCATGGCATCGAGTACGTGTACAACCTCTGCTCCTACCTGCCGCTGTTGGGGATACTGACGATCCTGCTGCCGTCTACCAAAGGGGTGTGA
- a CDS encoding helix-turn-helix transcriptional regulator: MIKPLEEFLLEMDEVAWAVCSSATDYPENWFIEPHFHAKHQLIYAIEGVMVVHSGLNQWTVPPSRGIWMPSGHVHSIRCVGALKMRSVFVRPDHFPQLPGETRAVSISALLSELIKTSVTIAAPIDADTREARILRLIVDELTLLPTLPLHLPQPADPRIGSICSTLQTDPGDGSTLSDWSVRLNLDEKTIQRLFHKETGMTFGQWRQQARLLLALERIAVGEKIIDVAGALGYDSPSAFTTMFKKQFGKTPSHFFR, encoded by the coding sequence ATCATCAAGCCGTTGGAAGAATTTTTGCTCGAGATGGACGAAGTGGCCTGGGCGGTTTGCAGCAGTGCGACCGACTACCCGGAAAACTGGTTCATCGAGCCTCATTTCCATGCCAAACATCAGTTGATCTACGCGATCGAAGGCGTGATGGTTGTGCACTCGGGGCTGAACCAGTGGACCGTTCCGCCCAGTCGCGGAATATGGATGCCCAGCGGCCATGTGCACTCGATTCGCTGTGTCGGTGCGTTGAAGATGCGCAGCGTGTTTGTGCGTCCCGACCACTTTCCGCAGCTCCCGGGCGAAACCCGGGCGGTGAGCATTTCCGCGCTGCTGAGCGAGCTGATCAAGACCTCCGTGACCATCGCGGCCCCGATTGATGCCGATACCCGCGAAGCCAGGATTCTGCGCTTGATCGTCGACGAACTCACCCTCTTGCCGACTCTCCCGCTGCACCTGCCGCAACCGGCTGATCCACGTATCGGCTCGATTTGTTCGACCCTGCAAACCGATCCGGGTGATGGTTCAACGCTGTCCGACTGGAGCGTGCGCCTGAACCTCGATGAGAAAACCATCCAGCGCCTGTTCCACAAGGAAACAGGCATGACGTTCGGCCAGTGGCGTCAACAGGCCCGGTTGCTGCTGGCCCTGGAGCGCATCGCGGTAGGGGAGAAAATCATCGACGTTGCCGGAGCCCTGGGCTACGACAGCCCCAGCGCCTTCACGACCATGTTCAAAAAACAGTTTGGCAAGACGCCGAGCCATTTTTTCAGATGA
- a CDS encoding arsenic transporter → MLIAFAIFLFTIVLVIWQPKGLGVGWSATLGAVLALMTGVVSLNDIPLVWHIVWNATATFIALIIISLLLDEAGFFQWAALHVARWAKGNGRRLFAFTVLLGAAVSALFANDGAALILTPIVISILLALRFSPASTLAFVMAAGFIADTASLPLVVSNLVNIVSADYFNLGFNEYASIMVPVNFVAVGATLAMLYWFFRRDIPERYSLDDLQDPRHAVRDRLTFRVGWVVLVLLLIGLFALEPMGVPISVISAFCAALLFAVAARGHVISTRRVLREAPWQVVTFSLGMYLVVYGLKNAGLTTYLTEILNHFADYGIWGAALGTGFLTALLSSAMNNMPTVLVGALSIHASDATGVVREAMIYANVIGSDLGPKITPIGSLATLLWLHVLQRKGIRITWGYYFKVGVILTLPILFITLSALALRLGL, encoded by the coding sequence ATGCTTATAGCGTTCGCCATTTTCCTGTTCACCATCGTGTTGGTCATCTGGCAGCCTAAAGGGCTGGGCGTTGGTTGGAGCGCCACCCTGGGCGCAGTTCTGGCACTGATGACGGGCGTCGTGTCGCTCAACGATATTCCACTGGTGTGGCACATTGTCTGGAACGCCACCGCCACGTTCATCGCGTTGATCATCATTAGTCTGCTGCTCGACGAGGCCGGCTTTTTTCAATGGGCCGCACTGCATGTCGCCCGCTGGGCCAAGGGCAATGGCCGTCGGCTGTTCGCCTTTACCGTTCTGCTGGGAGCCGCCGTTTCCGCACTATTCGCCAACGACGGCGCGGCACTGATCCTGACACCCATCGTTATTTCCATTTTGCTCGCCCTGCGCTTTTCTCCTGCGTCGACCCTGGCGTTTGTCATGGCCGCGGGTTTTATCGCCGACACCGCGAGCCTGCCGCTGGTGGTGTCGAATCTGGTCAACATCGTTTCGGCGGACTACTTCAACCTGGGGTTCAATGAGTACGCCTCTATCATGGTGCCGGTCAATTTCGTCGCCGTGGGCGCGACGCTGGCGATGCTGTACTGGTTTTTCCGCCGGGACATCCCCGAGCGCTACTCACTGGACGACCTGCAAGATCCACGACATGCCGTGCGTGACCGACTGACTTTTCGCGTCGGCTGGGTTGTTCTGGTGTTGTTGCTGATCGGGCTATTTGCGCTGGAACCGATGGGCGTCCCCATCAGTGTCATTTCGGCCTTCTGCGCAGCGTTGCTGTTCGCCGTCGCGGCACGGGGCCATGTGATTTCAACCCGGCGCGTACTGCGCGAAGCACCCTGGCAAGTCGTGACTTTCTCGCTGGGTATGTACCTGGTGGTTTACGGACTGAAGAACGCGGGCCTGACCACGTACCTGACGGAGATCCTCAATCATTTCGCCGACTACGGCATTTGGGGCGCCGCATTGGGAACTGGCTTTCTGACAGCGTTGCTGTCATCCGCCATGAACAACATGCCGACCGTGTTGGTAGGAGCGCTGTCGATACATGCCAGTGACGCCACCGGCGTGGTGCGTGAAGCCATGATCTACGCCAACGTCATCGGCTCTGATCTCGGCCCGAAAATCACCCCCATCGGCAGCCTGGCGACTCTGCTCTGGCTGCACGTTCTGCAGCGCAAGGGCATCCGCATCACCTGGGGTTACTACTTCAAGGTGGGTGTGATTTTGACGCTTCCCATTCTGTTCATCACCTTGTCGGCCCTGGCCTTGCGCCTGGGCCTCTAG
- a CDS encoding LysR substrate-binding domain-containing protein, with protein sequence MKLIQLRAFCSVVDKGSFRSAARALDAAQSTLTESIQSLERELGVTLLVRSNQGISLTLAGKVFLTRARSIVLDCDRAVQDVRQCNGMPEGQIALGVTAEPLTACLMPVFSSFTRRFPNVKLHVAGGQTKVLIEMTRAGRLDFVMGPLSPNVCDIDLHIERLYRSKASVVARKGHPLAEARSLSDLADCQWISVRPGGIAGSAENHLIDLFKAQGLAPPKIVVTTESLLEMLHIIAETDYLAIEPSMLPGMKLFSSSLMRISVREPLESCEVCLISRRVAPLTQLTQELTSMLISYSRLRHRAKV encoded by the coding sequence ATGAAGCTGATTCAGCTTCGAGCCTTCTGCTCTGTGGTCGACAAGGGCAGCTTTCGCTCGGCGGCACGAGCACTGGACGCAGCTCAGAGCACGTTGACCGAGTCGATCCAAAGCCTGGAAAGGGAACTGGGGGTCACCTTGTTGGTGCGCTCCAATCAAGGCATCAGTCTGACCCTGGCCGGCAAGGTGTTCCTGACCCGCGCACGCTCGATCGTTCTGGATTGCGATCGTGCCGTGCAAGACGTCCGGCAGTGCAATGGCATGCCCGAAGGTCAGATCGCACTGGGTGTCACGGCGGAACCCTTGACTGCGTGCCTGATGCCGGTCTTCAGCAGTTTTACCCGCCGATTTCCAAACGTGAAACTGCATGTCGCCGGTGGACAAACGAAGGTATTGATCGAGATGACTCGCGCTGGCCGGCTCGACTTTGTCATGGGCCCGCTGAGTCCCAACGTCTGCGATATCGACTTGCACATTGAGCGGCTTTACCGCTCAAAAGCCAGCGTGGTTGCGCGCAAGGGCCATCCCCTGGCGGAGGCTCGCTCACTGAGTGATTTGGCCGACTGCCAGTGGATCAGTGTCCGTCCCGGCGGGATTGCAGGCAGTGCGGAAAATCACCTGATCGACCTGTTCAAGGCGCAGGGCCTGGCGCCGCCGAAGATCGTGGTGACTACCGAATCACTGCTGGAAATGCTGCACATCATTGCCGAGACGGATTACCTGGCCATTGAGCCGAGCATGCTTCCCGGCATGAAGCTGTTTTCCTCATCGCTCATGCGCATTTCTGTCCGAGAACCTTTGGAATCATGCGAGGTGTGCTTGATCAGCCGTCGAGTGGCACCGCTCACTCAACTGACACAAGAACTGACCAGCATGCTGATCTCCTACTCGCGCTTGCGTCACCGAGCCAAGGTCTGA
- a CDS encoding OprD family porin has protein sequence MHHSVFRRNVPAHYKLIGLTLALSAASATVAHADENAGFIEGATSTLNLRNAYINRNFVNPAYPNAAAPQNKAEEWTQNFILDTRSGYTQGPVGFGVDVLGLYSQKLDGGKGTAGTQLLPVHGDGEPADNFGRLGVAAKAKVSKTVVKVGEWVSTLPILRSDDGRSLPQTFQGAQITSQEIGGLTLYGGQFRQNSPRNDASMEDMSMNGKAAFTSDRFNFGGGEYTFNEKRTTVGVWYDELKDIYQQQYFSLSHSQPVGDWTLGANMGFFTGKEDGASLAGDMDNKTAFGLFSAKLGGNTFYVGLQKLTGDTAWMRVNGASGGTLANDSYNSSYDNAQERSWQVRHDYNFVGMGVPGLTMMNRYISGDNVHTGAITDGKEWGRESELAYVIQSGALKNLSVKWRNSSIRKNFSTNEFDENRLFISYPISLL, from the coding sequence ATGCATCACTCTGTTTTTCGCCGTAACGTACCCGCACATTACAAATTAATCGGCCTGACCCTGGCACTCAGTGCCGCCTCGGCAACTGTCGCTCATGCCGATGAAAACGCCGGTTTTATCGAGGGCGCGACCTCCACGCTCAATCTGCGCAACGCCTATATCAATCGTAATTTTGTCAATCCCGCCTACCCGAATGCTGCCGCACCACAGAACAAAGCTGAGGAATGGACGCAAAACTTCATCCTCGATACTCGCTCCGGTTACACCCAAGGGCCGGTAGGTTTCGGCGTTGATGTCCTGGGCCTTTACTCGCAAAAACTCGATGGGGGCAAAGGCACTGCCGGTACGCAACTGTTGCCTGTCCATGGTGATGGCGAGCCTGCTGACAACTTCGGGCGACTGGGCGTTGCCGCCAAAGCCAAGGTCTCAAAAACGGTGGTAAAAGTCGGTGAATGGGTCAGTACCCTGCCGATCCTCCGTTCCGATGACGGTCGCTCGCTGCCGCAAACCTTTCAAGGCGCGCAGATCACTTCCCAGGAAATCGGCGGCCTGACGTTGTACGGCGGTCAATTCCGGCAGAACAGCCCGCGCAACGACGCCAGCATGGAAGACATGTCCATGAACGGCAAAGCCGCGTTCACATCCGATCGCTTCAACTTCGGTGGCGGTGAATACACCTTCAACGAAAAGCGCACGACGGTCGGGGTCTGGTACGACGAACTCAAGGACATCTATCAGCAACAGTACTTCAGCCTGAGCCACAGCCAACCCGTGGGTGACTGGACGCTCGGCGCCAATATGGGCTTCTTCACCGGTAAGGAAGACGGCGCCAGCCTGGCCGGCGACATGGACAACAAGACCGCGTTCGGTTTGTTTTCCGCGAAACTGGGCGGCAACACGTTTTATGTCGGCCTGCAAAAGCTCACTGGCGACACTGCGTGGATGCGGGTCAACGGTGCCAGTGGCGGCACCTTGGCGAACGACAGTTACAACTCCAGCTACGACAACGCACAGGAACGCTCCTGGCAGGTTCGCCATGACTATAACTTCGTCGGAATGGGTGTCCCCGGCCTGACGATGATGAACCGCTACATCAGTGGCGACAACGTGCACACTGGCGCTATCACCGACGGCAAGGAATGGGGTCGGGAGTCGGAACTCGCTTATGTGATTCAGTCGGGCGCGTTGAAAAACCTGAGCGTCAAATGGCGAAATTCCAGCATCCGCAAAAACTTCAGCACCAACGAGTTTGACGAGAATCGTCTGTTTATCAGCTATCCGATTTCGTTGCTGTAA
- a CDS encoding MFS transporter yields the protein MSTTSHETHDLRMPRKAVTAATIGTALEWFDFTLYGAVSATILPKLFFPAMEPTAGLLASLATFGVGLAARPLGAITCGYLGDKLGRRNLMLATVTMMGLASVLMGLLPTYGQVGVWAPILLVLLRIIQGFALGGESTGAQLMALEHASPDRRGRYSGMLGLCSPLSQILANGVLMGLAATLSSEQFESFGWRIPFLMSFVLVVVAIFIRLKVDETPAFVALKKTPVKQEKSPLKSAVGSHYKTILRLMLFFCSPAALFYLIVIFSLSYLTKHLGFSQSTGFMSLMVANMCAIFGALAGGYLSDRWGRKKALAFGSCMTLLILFVYFPILNTLNVPAIMAIMGLFLGFTQFQSGIQPVAFAEAFPTQVRYSGSALAYTGANLVIGGPMPMIAVYLMSQSNNSPWPLVTLCAVINLISLAMIVIGPETRGIDLNAVAKDDTPDTRATAILSK from the coding sequence ATGAGCACAACCAGTCACGAGACTCATGATTTGCGCATGCCTCGCAAAGCGGTGACCGCCGCGACCATTGGCACCGCTCTGGAGTGGTTTGACTTCACGCTGTACGGCGCGGTGTCGGCTACTATTCTGCCCAAGCTGTTTTTCCCGGCCATGGAGCCAACCGCCGGCCTGCTCGCCTCCCTGGCAACCTTCGGTGTCGGCCTGGCGGCCCGGCCATTGGGCGCCATTACCTGTGGCTACCTGGGTGACAAACTCGGCCGCCGCAACCTGATGCTGGCCACCGTGACCATGATGGGTCTGGCTTCGGTATTGATGGGCTTGCTGCCCACCTACGGCCAGGTTGGCGTTTGGGCGCCGATCCTTCTGGTGCTGCTGCGGATCATTCAAGGCTTTGCGCTGGGCGGTGAGTCCACCGGCGCGCAACTGATGGCGCTGGAACACGCCTCCCCCGATCGCCGCGGCCGTTATTCCGGCATGCTCGGCTTGTGCTCGCCGCTCAGTCAGATATTGGCCAACGGCGTGTTGATGGGGCTGGCCGCGACGCTTTCCAGCGAGCAATTCGAGAGTTTCGGCTGGCGAATTCCTTTCCTTATGAGCTTCGTATTGGTCGTGGTCGCGATCTTCATCCGCCTTAAAGTCGATGAAACCCCGGCCTTCGTTGCCTTGAAAAAGACTCCGGTCAAACAGGAAAAGAGCCCGCTCAAATCCGCCGTGGGCAGCCACTACAAAACCATCCTGCGCCTGATGTTGTTCTTCTGCTCGCCGGCTGCGCTGTTCTACCTGATCGTGATTTTCTCCCTCAGCTACCTGACCAAGCACTTGGGCTTTAGCCAGTCGACCGGCTTCATGTCGCTGATGGTGGCTAACATGTGCGCGATTTTCGGTGCGCTGGCCGGTGGTTATCTGTCCGATCGTTGGGGCCGTAAAAAGGCGCTGGCATTTGGTTCGTGCATGACCTTGCTAATCCTGTTCGTCTACTTCCCGATCCTCAACACCCTGAACGTCCCCGCCATCATGGCGATCATGGGGTTGTTCCTCGGTTTCACCCAGTTCCAGAGCGGCATCCAGCCCGTGGCCTTCGCCGAAGCCTTCCCGACCCAGGTTCGCTACTCGGGTTCGGCTCTGGCCTACACCGGCGCCAACCTGGTGATCGGCGGCCCAATGCCAATGATCGCAGTCTATCTGATGAGCCAGTCGAACAACTCGCCTTGGCCTCTGGTGACGCTGTGCGCGGTGATCAACCTGATCTCGCTGGCCATGATCGTCATCGGTCCGGAAACCCGCGGCATCGACCTGAACGCCGTCGCCAAAGACGACACCCCTGACACTCGCGCTACCGCCATTCTTTCCAAATAA
- a CDS encoding metalloregulator ArsR/SmtB family transcription factor, translating to MLNPAAVFKCLSDETRTRATLLITREGELCVCELVCALEDSQPKISRHLAQLRACGLLLDRRQGQWVFYRLNPELPEWVRTVLDTTLAANSAWLEANTARLHAMGDRPLNTAACC from the coding sequence GTGCTGAATCCCGCCGCCGTATTTAAATGCCTATCCGACGAAACCCGCACACGGGCGACCTTGCTGATCACCCGTGAGGGCGAGTTGTGCGTTTGTGAGCTGGTCTGCGCGCTGGAGGACAGCCAGCCGAAAATTTCCCGCCACCTTGCCCAGCTCCGGGCATGCGGCCTGCTTCTCGATCGTCGCCAGGGTCAGTGGGTTTTCTACCGGCTCAACCCTGAGTTGCCCGAGTGGGTACGCACCGTTCTAGACACCACGTTGGCCGCCAACAGCGCCTGGCTTGAGGCCAATACGGCTCGACTTCACGCGATGGGCGACCGTCCGCTCAACACCGCCGCCTGCTGCTGA